One window from the genome of Engraulis encrasicolus isolate BLACKSEA-1 chromosome 16, IST_EnEncr_1.0, whole genome shotgun sequence encodes:
- the pcp4l1 gene encoding Purkinje cell protein 4-like protein 1 translates to MSEVPTSVEPTDGQAPTTDNNVPGEKASDSAGQPQGQEEQQQQQPPQQQQQQQQEEEEVDIDLEAPETKKAALAIQSQFRRFHKKK, encoded by the exons ATGAGTGAG GTACCAACAAGTGTAGAGCCTACTGATGGACAGGCTCCAACAACTGATAACAACG TGCCCGGTGAGAAAGCCTCTGACTCAGCGGGGCAGCCTCAGGGCCAAGaagagcagcagcaacagcagccgccacagcagcagcagcagcagcagcaggaggaggaggaggttgacaTCGACCTGGAGGCCCCAGAGACCAAGAAGGCTGCCCTGGCCATACAGAGCCAGTTCAGACGCTTTCACAAGAAGAAATGA